From a single Pempheris klunzingeri isolate RE-2024b chromosome 2, fPemKlu1.hap1, whole genome shotgun sequence genomic region:
- the smug1 gene encoding single-strand selective monofunctional uracil DNA glycosylase codes for MNPGPFGMAQTGVPFGEVKSVVDWLKITGEVGRPPDEHPKRRITGLACTQSEVSGSRFWGFFRKLCGEPALFFQHCFVHNLCPLIFMSATGKNLTPPELPAGEREALLALCDIALCQAVETLGISMVIGVGKVAEQRARRALSAAGVDVRVEGIMHPSPRNPLANKGWEQVAKAKLAELGVLSLLNNVS; via the coding sequence GTCCCTTTTGGTGAAGTGAAGTCAGTTGTTGATTGGCTGAAGATCACAGGGGAAGTCGGTCGTCCTCCTGACGAGCACCCAAAGCGGAGGATCACAGGACTCGCCTGCACTCAGAGTGAAGTGAGTGGCTCGCGTTTCTGGGGCTTCTTCAGAAAGTTGTGTGGTGAGCCGGCGCTGTTCTTCCAGCACTGCTTTGTGCACAATCTATGCCCGCTCATTTTCATGAGCGCCACTGGGAAGAATTTAACCCCCCCTGAGCTGCCTGCAGGTGAGCGGGAGGCCCTCCTGGCCCTCTGTGACATTGCGTTGTGCCAGGCGGTGGAGACACTGGGCATCTCCATGGTGATCGGGGTCGGGAAGGTGGCTGAGCAGCGGGCGCGGCGGGCTCTGTCTGCTGCAGGTGTCGATGTGCGAGTCGAGGGCATCATGCATCCGTCTCCCAGGAACCCACTCGCCAATAAGGGCTGGGAGCAAGTAGCCAAAGCCAAGCTGGCAGAACTTGGCGTCCTGTCGCTGCTGAACAACGTGAGCTGA